From a single Candidatus Brevundimonas phytovorans genomic region:
- a CDS encoding RcnB family protein → MNRLTKAAIVALALTTTAAPLAAQAQNRDHREYRQERREDRHDRRDDRRDYRQDRREDRREWRADRRDDRRDYRQDQRRAERWDRNNRDWWRGRPEFRDYRGARNGYWYAPGRGYYRVDPRYQSYRWRQGGYLPSAYRGYYVDDPYYYNLRPAPRGYRYVHANNDILLIAVATGLIASVLHDVY, encoded by the coding sequence ATGAACCGCCTCACCAAGGCCGCCATCGTCGCCCTGGCGCTGACCACCACGGCCGCGCCGTTGGCGGCTCAGGCCCAGAACCGCGATCACCGCGAGTATCGGCAGGAGCGCCGCGAGGATCGACATGATCGCCGCGATGATCGTCGCGACTATCGCCAGGATCGCCGCGAAGACCGACGTGAGTGGCGCGCCGACCGCCGCGACGACCGTCGGGACTATCGCCAGGATCAGCGCCGCGCCGAACGCTGGGATCGCAACAATCGTGACTGGTGGCGCGGCCGCCCCGAGTTCCGCGACTATCGCGGCGCGCGCAACGGCTACTGGTACGCGCCGGGCCGCGGCTACTACCGCGTGGATCCGCGCTATCAGAGCTATCGCTGGCGCCAAGGCGGCTACCTGCCCTCGGCCTATCGCGGCTACTACGTCGACGATCCCTATTATTACAACCTGCGTCCGGCGCCGCGTGGGTATCGCTATGTCCACGCCAACAACGACATCCTGCTGATCGCGGTCGCCACCGGCCTGATTGCTAGCGTGCTGCACGACGTCTACTAG
- the sseA gene encoding 3-mercaptopyruvate sulfurtransferase — protein sequence MHTPSNSPLISTQELADRLGAPDLRIMDASWWLDGRDARADFEAERLPGAVFFDLEAISDHDAPYPHMLPTPLAFAEAMSALGVAESDDIVVYDAQGLFSAARVWWTLRIMGAKRVRVLDGGLPKWRAEGRPLEHGPVAARDASTFNPVFAADSVVDLEQVRQALGGEVQVVDARGAPRFRGQAAEPRAGVRSGHMPGALNLPFGQLLNADGTLKRGPALQAAFRDAGVDLDRPVITSCGSGVTAAILTLGLAELGRSSRLYDGSWAEWGARDDAPVEVG from the coding sequence ATGCACACGCCCTCGAACAGCCCCCTGATCTCGACGCAAGAGCTGGCGGATCGCCTCGGCGCGCCTGATCTGCGGATCATGGACGCCAGTTGGTGGCTGGATGGACGGGACGCCCGCGCGGATTTCGAGGCGGAACGGCTGCCCGGCGCTGTCTTCTTTGATCTGGAGGCGATCTCCGACCACGACGCCCCCTATCCGCATATGCTGCCGACGCCGCTGGCCTTCGCTGAGGCCATGAGCGCGCTGGGCGTGGCGGAGAGCGACGACATCGTCGTCTATGACGCCCAGGGCTTGTTCTCAGCCGCGCGGGTCTGGTGGACGCTGCGGATCATGGGCGCGAAACGGGTGCGCGTTCTGGACGGCGGCTTGCCGAAATGGCGCGCCGAAGGACGGCCCTTGGAACATGGCCCCGTCGCCGCAAGAGACGCCTCGACCTTCAATCCCGTCTTTGCCGCCGACAGCGTGGTCGATCTGGAACAGGTCCGCCAGGCGCTGGGCGGCGAGGTTCAAGTGGTGGACGCCCGAGGGGCCCCGCGTTTCCGCGGACAAGCCGCCGAACCGCGCGCGGGCGTTCGCTCCGGCCATATGCCCGGCGCGCTGAACCTGCCCTTCGGCCAATTATTGAACGCGGATGGCACATTGAAGCGCGGTCCGGCGCTGCAAGCCGCCTTCCGCGACGCAGGGGTCGATCTGGATCGCCCCGTCATCACCAGTTGCGGCTCCGGCGTGACCGCCGCCATCCTGACCCTCGGCCTGGCCGAACTGGGCCGGTCGTCGCGGCTCTATGACGGGTCATGGGCCGAATGGGGTGCGCGCGATGACGCTCCGGTCGAGGTCGGCTGA
- a CDS encoding amino acid ABC transporter substrate-binding protein produces the protein MTGISLALLLATAACERQGKTDHAETTPTSRPTATTMPAEVSSPTLAAIKQRGHLNCGVNQGLVGFAYTDNRGAWRGFDVDFCRATAAAIFGDPDAVRFVPLTAELRFEALRDGRVDVLWRNTSWTMSRDTGGDLSFAGINYYDGQGFLVRRALNLNSASELNGARICVQTGSTTELNVEDYFRTRGIEFRPVMVKTEEEARQAYAREECDAFTADISALAAARTTLANPQQHAILPDVISKEPLGPVVRRGDDQWTAVIRWTLNALMLGEELGVTKGNVAALARDSQEPRIRRLLGDEGEFGPSVGLPRTWARDAIAAGGNYGEIFERNLGQQSALNLARGLNAQWSARPSGLIYALPIR, from the coding sequence GTGACGGGAATATCGCTGGCGCTGCTGCTGGCCACGGCCGCCTGCGAGCGGCAAGGCAAGACCGATCACGCCGAGACGACCCCGACCTCGCGCCCGACCGCGACGACCATGCCGGCGGAGGTCTCCAGCCCAACCCTGGCGGCGATCAAGCAACGCGGGCATCTGAACTGCGGCGTCAATCAGGGGCTCGTCGGTTTCGCCTACACCGACAATCGCGGGGCCTGGCGCGGGTTTGACGTCGACTTCTGCCGAGCGACGGCGGCGGCCATCTTCGGTGATCCCGATGCTGTGCGATTCGTGCCGCTGACGGCCGAGCTGAGGTTCGAGGCTCTGCGCGACGGTCGTGTGGACGTCCTGTGGCGCAACACCTCCTGGACCATGAGCCGCGACACCGGTGGCGACCTGAGCTTCGCCGGGATCAACTATTACGACGGTCAGGGCTTCCTGGTGCGCCGCGCGCTGAACCTGAACAGCGCCTCTGAACTGAACGGCGCGCGCATCTGCGTGCAGACCGGCTCCACCACGGAACTGAACGTCGAGGACTATTTCCGCACGCGCGGGATCGAGTTCCGCCCCGTCATGGTCAAGACCGAGGAGGAGGCGCGTCAGGCCTATGCGCGCGAGGAGTGCGACGCCTTCACCGCCGACATCTCGGCCCTGGCGGCGGCGCGAACGACCCTGGCCAATCCGCAACAGCACGCCATCTTGCCGGATGTGATTTCCAAGGAGCCGCTGGGGCCGGTCGTGCGGCGCGGCGACGATCAGTGGACGGCGGTGATCCGCTGGACCCTGAACGCCCTGATGCTGGGCGAAGAACTGGGCGTGACCAAGGGCAATGTGGCCGCTCTGGCCCGCGACAGCCAGGAACCGCGCATCCGTCGCTTGCTGGGTGACGAAGGGGAATTCGGGCCGTCCGTCGGCCTGCCAAGGACCTGGGCGCGGGACGCCATCGCGGCGGGCGGCAACTACGGCGAGATCTTCGAGCGGAACCTTGGCCAGCAATCGGCGCTGAATCTGGCCAGAGGCCTGAACGCGCAATGGAGCGCGCGGCCCAGCGGCCTGATCTACGCCCTGCCGATCCGATAG
- a CDS encoding ETC complex I subunit — protein MLARIYRPAKTAMQSGKAKTHDWRLEFEPASARTQDPLTGWTSTTDMNGQVRLNFETKEEAIEYAERHGIAFRLHEPQEAPIILKAYADNFATNRKQSWTH, from the coding sequence ATGCTCGCTCGCATCTATCGCCCGGCCAAGACCGCGATGCAGTCGGGCAAGGCCAAGACCCACGACTGGCGGCTGGAGTTCGAACCCGCCTCGGCGCGGACCCAGGACCCGCTGACCGGCTGGACCAGCACCACCGACATGAACGGACAGGTGCGCCTGAACTTCGAGACCAAGGAAGAGGCGATCGAATACGCCGAACGCCACGGCATCGCTTTCCGCCTGCACGAACCGCAGGAAGCGCCGATCATCCTCAAGGCCTATGCCGACAACTTTGCCACCAACCGCAAGCAGTCCTGGACCCACTAG
- the rfaE2 gene encoding D-glycero-beta-D-manno-heptose 1-phosphate adenylyltransferase, producing the protein MAERSLDLGALQGLLAQVHELKVACVGDLMLDRYVYGEVSRISPEAPIPVLRARRTVAMPGGVGNVARNVAALGGFARLGAVVGQDAAGAELSDLIAAEDRVEDALVRPEGAATIVKTRFVAAGQQLLRLDDEQPAVGGYGEKTVFKDAQAILLSDYAKGVVDDALIAAALWAGREYGAPVIVDPKGRDFARYGAVDLIKPNASELAGATGLPVETDAEVEAALAALLAASTAKAVVVTRAGKGMTLARRDGAVVHFPGRAREVYDVSGAGDTSLAALGLALGAGASLETAVQFAILASGVVVGKSGTAVVTPAELIEAEMSQHATLAQSKVTPLDELSDQVEAWKRQGLKVGFTNGCFDILHRGHVAYLAQARSWCDRLVVALNTDASVRRLKGEGRPVNDLDSRAAVIGGLASVDRVTAFDDPTPMALIERLRPDVLIKGADYTKDKVVGASEVESWGGVVRLADFADGYSTTKTIEKMTTGAAE; encoded by the coding sequence ATGGCTGAACGATCACTTGATTTGGGCGCGCTGCAAGGTTTGCTGGCGCAGGTGCATGAGCTGAAGGTCGCCTGCGTCGGCGACCTGATGCTGGACCGCTATGTCTATGGCGAGGTCAGCCGGATCTCGCCCGAGGCGCCGATCCCTGTCCTGCGCGCGCGCCGCACCGTGGCCATGCCCGGCGGCGTCGGAAATGTGGCGCGCAATGTCGCGGCTCTGGGCGGCTTTGCCCGGCTGGGCGCGGTCGTCGGTCAGGATGCGGCGGGCGCCGAACTGTCCGATCTCATCGCTGCAGAGGACCGGGTCGAGGACGCCCTTGTCCGTCCCGAGGGCGCGGCCACCATCGTCAAGACGCGGTTTGTCGCCGCCGGTCAGCAACTGCTGCGGCTGGACGACGAGCAGCCGGCCGTCGGCGGTTATGGCGAGAAGACGGTGTTCAAGGACGCCCAAGCCATCCTGCTGTCCGACTACGCCAAGGGCGTGGTGGACGACGCCCTGATCGCGGCGGCGCTGTGGGCTGGCCGTGAATACGGCGCGCCGGTCATCGTCGACCCCAAGGGCCGCGACTTCGCCCGCTATGGCGCGGTGGACCTGATCAAGCCGAACGCCAGCGAACTGGCGGGCGCGACCGGCCTGCCGGTCGAGACGGACGCCGAGGTAGAGGCCGCTCTGGCAGCCCTGCTGGCGGCCAGCACGGCCAAGGCGGTCGTGGTCACGCGGGCCGGCAAGGGCATGACCCTGGCCCGTCGCGACGGGGCTGTGGTGCATTTCCCCGGTCGGGCGCGCGAGGTCTATGACGTGTCCGGCGCCGGCGACACCTCGTTGGCGGCCCTGGGTCTGGCGCTGGGTGCGGGCGCGTCGCTGGAGACGGCGGTTCAGTTCGCCATCCTCGCTTCGGGCGTGGTGGTCGGCAAGAGCGGTACGGCGGTCGTCACGCCCGCCGAACTGATCGAGGCCGAGATGAGCCAGCACGCGACCCTGGCCCAGTCCAAGGTCACGCCGCTGGACGAACTGTCGGATCAGGTCGAGGCGTGGAAGCGTCAGGGCCTGAAGGTCGGCTTCACCAACGGCTGCTTCGACATCCTGCACCGCGGCCATGTCGCCTATCTGGCCCAGGCGCGCAGCTGGTGCGACCGGCTGGTGGTGGCGCTGAACACCGACGCCTCGGTGCGCCGCCTGAAGGGCGAGGGGCGGCCGGTCAATGATCTGGACAGCCGCGCCGCCGTCATCGGCGGTCTGGCCAGCGTGGACCGGGTGACGGCCTTTGACGATCCGACGCCGATGGCCCTGATCGAGCGGCTGCGCCCCGATGTCCTGATCAAGGGCGCGGACTACACCAAGGACAAGGTGGTCGGCGCGAGCGAGGTCGAGAGCTGGGGCGGCGTGGTTCGTCTGGCTGATTTTGCCGACGGCTATTCCACCACGAAGACCATTGAGAAGATGACGACCGGAGCCGCCGAATGA
- a CDS encoding sel1 repeat family protein gives MTAHPTAPEAIETAALPLPTIDMDGDALFRLGLAYSSGLDGCPIDRVSAHMIFNLAAMKGSVEAREYRRDLSQEMEHDEIAEAQRAARRWIDAGSSALAA, from the coding sequence ATGACCGCGCACCCTACCGCGCCTGAGGCTATCGAAACCGCGGCCCTGCCGCTGCCGACCATCGACATGGACGGGGACGCCCTGTTCCGACTGGGGCTGGCCTATTCATCGGGTCTGGACGGTTGTCCCATCGACCGCGTCTCGGCCCACATGATCTTCAACCTGGCGGCCATGAAGGGGTCAGTCGAGGCGCGGGAATATCGCCGCGACCTGAGCCAGGAGATGGAGCACGACGAGATCGCCGAGGCCCAGCGCGCCGCGCGCCGCTGGATCGACGCCGGTTCGAGCGCTCTGGCCGCCTGA
- a CDS encoding dicarboxylate/amino acid:cation symporter, translated as MTATTRPKLPLHLLMLIGFLVGLLGGLAVNLTIGGETPWVQWLTANITGPAGQIFLRLLFMLVLPLLFSALVVGVAEMGDLKTLGRAGTKSLLFTVFISAVAVIIGLVMVNVFRPGDGVDPALAQQLLEQGRSGAASIVGSAPDSVRAGDFFLDLVPSNVFTAAAQNEILPVMVFALLFGIGLVMTKSPATDRLQQTIEGLFEVMMKLINLVIRLAPIAIACLMFNLAALFGWELLVRLAAFVAVAVGAMAIHMFVVYPICIATLGGMSPLKFFRDIREAMVVSFSTASSNASLPVSLRVAEQNLGLPRKIARFVLTVGATANQNGTALFEGVTVLFLAQFFGVDLSLGQQLIVMLVCILGGVGTAGVPAGSLPVIAMILAMVGVPPEGIGLILGVDRFLDMCRTTLNVTGDLVVATVVSRGEEDTDAAIPAAA; from the coding sequence ATGACCGCCACGACCAGACCGAAACTTCCGCTGCATCTGTTGATGCTGATCGGCTTTCTGGTCGGGCTGCTGGGCGGGCTGGCGGTCAACCTGACGATCGGCGGCGAGACGCCCTGGGTTCAGTGGCTGACCGCCAACATTACCGGGCCGGCGGGGCAGATCTTCCTGCGGCTGCTCTTCATGCTGGTGCTGCCGCTGCTGTTTTCGGCCTTGGTGGTGGGCGTGGCCGAGATGGGCGACCTGAAGACCCTGGGGCGGGCTGGGACCAAGAGCCTGCTGTTCACGGTCTTTATTTCGGCGGTCGCTGTGATCATCGGCCTGGTCATGGTCAATGTCTTCCGACCCGGCGACGGCGTGGACCCAGCGCTGGCCCAGCAACTGCTGGAGCAGGGGCGCAGCGGCGCCGCCTCTATCGTCGGCAGCGCGCCGGATTCGGTTCGCGCGGGCGACTTCTTCCTCGATCTGGTGCCGTCCAATGTCTTCACGGCGGCGGCGCAGAACGAAATCCTGCCGGTCATGGTCTTCGCCCTGCTGTTCGGCATCGGGCTGGTGATGACCAAGAGCCCGGCGACGGATCGCCTGCAACAGACCATCGAAGGTCTGTTCGAGGTGATGATGAAACTGATCAACCTGGTCATCCGACTGGCGCCCATCGCCATCGCCTGCCTGATGTTCAATCTGGCGGCCCTCTTCGGGTGGGAACTGCTGGTGAGGCTGGCGGCCTTTGTCGCCGTGGCGGTAGGCGCGATGGCGATCCACATGTTCGTGGTCTATCCGATCTGCATCGCGACTTTGGGCGGGATGTCGCCGTTGAAGTTCTTCCGCGACATTCGCGAGGCCATGGTGGTGTCCTTTTCGACCGCCTCGTCGAACGCCAGCCTGCCGGTGTCGCTGCGTGTGGCCGAGCAGAACCTGGGCTTGCCCCGCAAGATCGCCCGCTTTGTCCTGACGGTCGGGGCCACGGCCAATCAGAACGGCACGGCCCTGTTCGAGGGGGTTACGGTGCTGTTCCTGGCGCAGTTCTTCGGCGTTGATCTGAGCCTGGGTCAGCAGCTCATCGTCATGCTGGTCTGTATTCTGGGCGGGGTCGGCACAGCGGGCGTGCCGGCGGGGTCGCTTCCGGTCATCGCCATGATCCTGGCCATGGTGGGCGTGCCGCCGGAAGGGATCGGCCTGATCCTGGGCGTCGACCGCTTCCTGGATATGTGTCGCACCACGCTGAACGTGACGGGCGATCTGGTCGTGGCGACTGTGGTGTCGCGCGGAGAGGAGGACACCGACGCGGCAATTCCGGCCGCGGCCTAA
- the metC gene encoding cystathionine beta-lyase: MPRLSDRTRLIASATRRGQGRRPVNPPLERASTMLSDDPASMQDSTPGPVYGLDGTSAARELRAALADLEGASEAFLVPSGLAAVTVPLLALLRPGDEVVTSDAAYGPTRRFLTRHMAARGVVTHFHPAGASTSDILALCNERTRVLLIESPSSLTFEIVDVPALAKACKARGVLTVMDNTWAAGLALRPLAHGVDVSVQAVTKYAAGHSDLLMGAIAVQDAGIARAILHAIEDMGWHVSPDDAWLALRGLRTLPLRYNEALKSALQVAEWLQARPEVERVLFPPLPGSVGHDLWRRDYSGGAALMGLVMKGGDKASAHALMGALNLFGMGYSWGGFESLITHETPQLAHRQHTPDLPGQLLRLHVGLEDPADLIEDLDRGFEAWRAQQDSNLQHPA, translated from the coding sequence ATGCCTCGCCTTTCCGACCGGACCCGCCTGATCGCCTCCGCCACGCGACGAGGCCAGGGCCGCCGCCCGGTCAATCCGCCGCTGGAGCGCGCCTCAACCATGCTCAGCGACGACCCGGCTTCGATGCAGGATTCGACGCCGGGACCTGTCTATGGCCTGGACGGGACCAGCGCCGCCCGCGAACTGCGCGCCGCCTTGGCCGATCTGGAGGGGGCGAGCGAGGCCTTCCTCGTCCCGTCCGGCCTCGCCGCCGTCACCGTCCCCCTGCTAGCCCTGCTGCGCCCGGGCGACGAGGTCGTGACCAGCGACGCCGCCTATGGCCCCACGCGCCGCTTCCTGACCCGGCACATGGCGGCCCGCGGCGTCGTCACGCACTTTCATCCGGCCGGCGCCTCGACCTCGGACATCCTGGCGCTTTGCAATGAGCGGACCCGCGTCCTGCTGATCGAATCTCCGTCGTCCCTCACGTTCGAGATCGTGGACGTGCCGGCCCTGGCCAAGGCCTGCAAGGCGCGCGGCGTGCTGACGGTGATGGACAACACTTGGGCGGCGGGGCTGGCGTTGCGCCCACTGGCCCACGGCGTTGATGTCAGCGTCCAGGCCGTGACCAAGTACGCGGCCGGCCATTCCGACCTGCTGATGGGCGCCATCGCGGTTCAGGACGCCGGGATCGCCCGCGCCATCCTGCACGCCATCGAAGACATGGGCTGGCACGTCTCGCCCGACGACGCCTGGCTGGCGCTGCGCGGCCTGCGCACCCTGCCCCTGCGCTACAACGAGGCGCTCAAGTCCGCGCTTCAGGTCGCCGAGTGGCTGCAAGCCCGGCCCGAGGTCGAGCGCGTCCTGTTCCCGCCCCTGCCCGGCTCGGTCGGTCACGACCTGTGGCGACGCGACTATTCCGGCGGCGCGGCCCTGATGGGCCTCGTCATGAAGGGCGGCGACAAGGCCTCGGCCCACGCCCTGATGGGCGCCCTCAACCTGTTCGGCATGGGCTATTCCTGGGGCGGCTTCGAGAGCCTGATCACCCACGAGACCCCGCAACTGGCTCATCGCCAGCACACGCCCGACCTGCCGGGCCAGTTGCTGCGCCTGCACGTCGGACTGGAAGACCCCGCCGACCTGATCGAAGATCTCGATAGGGGTTTCGAGGCGTGGCGCGCCCAGCAGGACTCGAACCTGCAACATCCCGCTTAG
- a CDS encoding NADP-dependent oxidoreductase, translating into MSDLPTRLVQLTTRPDGDLAASNLEIVDGIAPAPAEGEVQVRNLWMSVDPYMLNRLYDRPNYVPPFKLGKPLDGGAVGEVVASAHPDFQPGDLVLNTYGWREVFTAPGKRLTQIVPSSIAPQDHLGVAGLTGMTAYVGLLRIAGLKEGDTVFVSAAAGAVGTAACQIAKLKGCRVIGSAGGAAKTAFLLNEVGVDHAIDYRAEADLSTALAAAAPAGIDVYFENVGGDHFNAALDNAAIGARFALCGMIAQYGNGQPPLQARMFHAISKRIRLEGFLLGDHDDLKPAFERDIAAWLADGSVKSFTTVSEGLASAPEAFRSLLTGGNIGKALVRL; encoded by the coding sequence ATGTCTGATCTTCCCACCCGCCTTGTCCAGTTGACCACTCGCCCCGACGGCGATCTGGCGGCGTCGAACCTGGAGATTGTCGACGGGATCGCCCCCGCACCCGCCGAGGGCGAGGTTCAGGTGCGGAACCTCTGGATGTCCGTGGATCCCTATATGCTGAACCGCCTCTATGATCGGCCCAACTATGTGCCGCCGTTCAAGCTGGGCAAGCCGCTGGACGGCGGGGCCGTGGGCGAGGTCGTCGCCTCGGCCCACCCTGATTTCCAGCCCGGCGACCTGGTGCTCAACACCTATGGCTGGCGCGAGGTCTTCACCGCGCCCGGCAAGCGGCTGACGCAGATCGTGCCGAGCTCAATCGCTCCGCAGGACCATCTGGGCGTGGCGGGACTGACGGGCATGACGGCCTATGTCGGCCTGCTGCGTATCGCGGGCTTGAAGGAAGGCGACACCGTCTTCGTCTCGGCCGCCGCCGGCGCCGTGGGCACGGCGGCCTGCCAGATCGCCAAACTGAAAGGGTGCCGCGTCATCGGCTCGGCCGGCGGCGCGGCCAAGACCGCCTTCCTATTGAACGAGGTCGGGGTGGATCATGCCATCGACTATCGCGCCGAGGCGGACCTGTCCACCGCTCTGGCGGCGGCCGCGCCTGCCGGGATCGACGTCTATTTCGAGAATGTCGGCGGCGACCATTTCAACGCCGCCCTCGACAACGCCGCCATCGGCGCCCGCTTCGCCCTGTGCGGCATGATCGCCCAATACGGCAACGGCCAACCGCCGCTTCAGGCGCGAATGTTCCACGCCATCAGCAAGCGCATTCGTCTGGAGGGCTTCCTTCTGGGCGACCACGACGACTTGAAGCCGGCCTTCGAGCGCGACATCGCCGCCTGGCTGGCGGACGGCTCGGTCAAATCCTTCACGACCGTCAGCGAGGGCCTGGCGTCCGCGCCCGAGGCTTTCCGCAGCCTGCTGACCGGCGGCAACATCGGCAAGGCGCTGGTGCGCCTCTAG
- a CDS encoding glutathione S-transferase N-terminal domain-containing protein gives MTQPIELWYWPTPNGWKISIALEEMGLPYVVKPVNIGAGEQFTPAFQAISPNGRMPAIVDPEGPDGQPLSIFESGAILQYLGAKSGRFYPADLRARVEVDEWLFWQVGGLGPMAGQTHHFRQYAPAMIRDQRQIAYGVQRYTNETHRLYGVLNRRLADRDYVAGDYSLADMAIWPWILPNHQGQDLSEFPHLAAWMERVGARPAVKAGRAVGEEWRANLAASGKAAEAARAVLFGQRGR, from the coding sequence ATGACCCAGCCGATCGAGCTCTGGTATTGGCCCACGCCGAACGGCTGGAAAATCTCCATCGCCCTGGAGGAAATGGGCCTGCCCTATGTGGTCAAGCCGGTGAACATCGGCGCGGGCGAGCAGTTCACGCCAGCCTTCCAGGCCATCAGCCCCAATGGCCGGATGCCCGCCATCGTCGATCCCGAAGGACCGGACGGCCAGCCGCTCTCCATCTTCGAGTCCGGCGCCATCCTTCAATATCTGGGCGCCAAGTCGGGGCGCTTCTACCCTGCTGATCTGCGGGCGCGGGTCGAGGTTGACGAGTGGCTGTTCTGGCAGGTGGGCGGCCTGGGGCCGATGGCGGGGCAGACCCATCACTTCCGCCAGTACGCCCCGGCCATGATCCGGGACCAGCGTCAGATCGCCTATGGCGTGCAACGCTACACGAACGAGACCCACCGACTTTACGGCGTGCTGAACCGCCGCCTGGCGGACCGGGACTATGTCGCGGGCGACTATTCCCTCGCCGACATGGCGATTTGGCCCTGGATTTTGCCAAATCATCAGGGGCAGGACCTGAGCGAGTTCCCGCATCTGGCCGCCTGGATGGAGCGGGTCGGCGCGCGGCCCGCGGTCAAGGCGGGCAGGGCGGTCGGCGAGGAATGGCGGGCCAATCTGGCCGCATCGGGCAAGGCTGCGGAAGCCGCGCGCGCCGTTCTGTTTGGACAGCGGGGCCGTTAA
- the kdsA gene encoding 3-deoxy-8-phosphooctulonate synthase: protein MNRPNAVIELSAGLKKPVVIGGGRRIVFIAGPCQMESRQHALETAHRLKEIGERLDVGIIYKTSFDKANRTSATAARGIGLKDALPIFAEIREVTGLPTLTDVHSEAQCEGVAEAVDVLQIPAFLSRQTDLLLAAAATGKAINIKKGQFLAPWDMKNVIAKVVGAGNPNVMACERGASFGYNTLVSDMRSLPIMREIGCPVVFDATHSVQQPGGQGTSSGGQREFVPVLARAAVAVGVDAVFLETHEDPDNAPSDGPNMVPLDQFEALAAELIAFDDLAIKVGAKAPMANPA from the coding sequence GTGAACCGTCCCAACGCCGTCATCGAACTGTCCGCTGGCCTCAAAAAGCCCGTCGTGATCGGCGGCGGACGTCGTATCGTCTTCATCGCCGGCCCCTGCCAGATGGAAAGCCGCCAGCACGCGCTGGAGACGGCCCATCGGCTGAAGGAAATCGGCGAGCGTCTGGATGTCGGCATCATCTACAAGACCAGCTTCGACAAGGCCAACCGCACCAGCGCCACCGCCGCGCGCGGCATCGGCCTGAAGGACGCCCTGCCGATCTTCGCCGAAATCCGTGAAGTGACCGGCCTGCCGACTCTGACCGACGTCCACTCCGAGGCCCAGTGCGAAGGCGTGGCCGAGGCCGTGGACGTGCTGCAGATCCCGGCCTTCCTGTCGCGCCAGACCGACCTGCTGCTGGCCGCCGCCGCCACCGGCAAGGCGATCAATATCAAGAAGGGTCAGTTCCTGGCGCCCTGGGACATGAAGAATGTCATCGCCAAGGTGGTCGGCGCCGGCAACCCCAATGTCATGGCCTGCGAGCGCGGCGCCAGCTTCGGCTACAACACCCTGGTCAGCGATATGCGCTCGCTGCCGATCATGCGTGAAATCGGCTGTCCCGTCGTGTTCGACGCGACCCACAGCGTGCAGCAGCCGGGCGGGCAGGGCACGTCTTCGGGCGGCCAGCGTGAGTTCGTGCCGGTTCTGGCGCGGGCCGCCGTGGCCGTGGGCGTGGACGCCGTCTTCCTGGAAACGCACGAAGACCCCGACAACGCCCCGTCGGACGGCCCCAACATGGTGCCGCTGGACCAGTTCGAGGCTCTGGCCGCCGAGCTGATCGCCTTCGACGACCTGGCCATCAAGGTCGGCGCAAAGGCGCCGATGGCGAACCCGGCCTGA